One segment of Rhodopirellula baltica SH 1 DNA contains the following:
- a CDS encoding valine--tRNA ligase, whose translation MSEIPTRFEHAEEADKIAQAWTDAKCSHADPESSKPPFSVVIPPPNVTGALHLGHGLNNTLQDIVVRRKRMQGFETLWMPGTDHAGIATQAVVERRLKEQEDKTRHDLGREALVDRIWQWKDQYEERIIGQLKRMGTSCDWERLRFTLDPICAAAVRATFFDLFGKRRIYRGKRLVNWDTFLQTAVSDDEVFNETKKGHFYHFRYPVIDPKPGEPEFVTIATTRPETMLGDTAVAVHPDPAAALDAVEAGLREKLSDANEKEAVDLNKQIEALQKRREERLPELIQLRDMAADGRKLMLPLVDREIDLVADEWAKPEMGSGCVKITPAHDPNDYEVGIRQDLPMINILNSDGTLNGEGGQFAGLTIPKARKAVVAALEELGLMGDIEDREIELPHSDRSKTPIEPYLADQWFVAMDELAQSAMDAVSDERVQIFPARYRKGYLDWLSEKRDWPVSRQLWWGHRIPIWSVGGLSQQEANELSSELEKLAERHPDQIAQRIDSDGVDAAGEPTKAVFVCIRSEDETVEADVEALGLQQDPDVLDTWFSSALWPHSTLGWPAQTPELAKFYPTATLITSRDILTLWVARMVLMGLNNVGEVPFSEVFIHPKILDGLGETMSKSKGNGVDPIDVIDKFGPDALRFGLARLATETQDVRMPVQYECPSCEKLIDQTKKNRALPSMDCPACGKPFSTQWAETEADKSLPKAAVVSERFETARNFVNKLWNASRFVMMNLDGFEPTSLDVASLPIEDRWLLSRLSTVTQTVGDAIERYQFGEAARVLYDFAWDEFCSFYVEIAKPRLSDDSQRQIAQNVIAHGLDQLLRLLHPIMPFVTESVWNHLGQIAPKRGVPEPAEVGPFVMTASFPVADESHHDSKIERQFSEFQQIVAAIRQIRASQNIAPKETVPAAIRCSASSQELLQPMTAYFEALAGAEVQSLGPDTTAFETDAHLALPDVDVDVHVDLEKFIDVEAELARLEKLQGQLTGQITGKQNKLSNESFVSRAPADIVQKERESLAGLQTQLEAVAQDILKLQSKK comes from the coding sequence ATGTCCGAAATTCCAACTCGATTCGAACACGCCGAAGAAGCCGACAAGATTGCTCAGGCGTGGACCGATGCCAAGTGTTCACACGCTGATCCGGAATCCAGCAAGCCACCGTTTTCGGTCGTGATCCCGCCGCCGAACGTGACCGGTGCGTTGCACCTGGGGCATGGGCTGAACAACACGTTGCAAGACATTGTGGTTCGTCGCAAACGCATGCAGGGGTTTGAAACGCTTTGGATGCCGGGAACTGACCACGCCGGGATCGCAACGCAAGCGGTGGTGGAACGACGACTGAAGGAACAGGAAGACAAGACGCGGCACGACCTGGGCCGCGAGGCGTTGGTGGATCGGATTTGGCAGTGGAAAGACCAATACGAAGAACGCATTATCGGCCAGCTCAAACGGATGGGCACCAGTTGTGATTGGGAACGATTGCGATTCACGCTCGATCCCATTTGTGCCGCCGCCGTTCGCGCGACGTTCTTTGATTTGTTCGGCAAACGTCGGATTTATCGCGGCAAGCGGTTGGTGAACTGGGACACGTTTTTGCAGACCGCGGTCAGTGACGACGAGGTGTTCAACGAGACCAAGAAAGGGCACTTCTACCACTTCCGTTATCCAGTGATCGATCCGAAGCCGGGCGAACCTGAGTTCGTGACGATCGCGACGACGCGTCCCGAAACGATGTTGGGCGATACCGCGGTGGCGGTGCACCCGGATCCAGCCGCTGCGCTCGATGCGGTAGAAGCCGGCCTTCGCGAAAAGCTGAGTGACGCGAATGAAAAAGAAGCCGTTGACTTGAACAAGCAAATCGAAGCGTTGCAGAAGCGGCGTGAAGAGCGATTGCCGGAGTTGATCCAGCTGCGAGACATGGCGGCGGATGGTCGCAAGCTGATGTTGCCGCTGGTTGATCGCGAAATTGATTTGGTGGCGGATGAGTGGGCCAAGCCTGAGATGGGAAGCGGCTGCGTGAAGATCACGCCGGCACACGATCCAAACGATTACGAAGTGGGGATCCGGCAAGACCTGCCGATGATCAACATCCTGAACTCGGATGGAACGCTGAACGGCGAAGGCGGCCAGTTCGCTGGATTGACGATTCCAAAAGCTCGCAAAGCCGTCGTCGCGGCACTCGAAGAGCTGGGGTTGATGGGCGACATCGAAGATCGCGAAATCGAGTTGCCTCACAGCGATCGCAGCAAGACTCCCATCGAGCCTTACTTGGCCGATCAGTGGTTCGTGGCGATGGATGAGTTGGCTCAGTCGGCCATGGATGCGGTCAGCGATGAACGCGTGCAGATTTTCCCGGCTCGTTATCGCAAGGGTTATTTGGATTGGCTAAGTGAGAAACGCGATTGGCCGGTCAGCCGGCAATTGTGGTGGGGCCACCGAATTCCGATTTGGTCGGTCGGTGGGCTATCGCAGCAAGAAGCGAACGAGTTGTCGAGTGAGCTTGAAAAACTGGCCGAACGGCATCCCGATCAAATCGCACAGCGGATTGATTCCGACGGAGTGGACGCGGCGGGCGAGCCCACCAAGGCTGTCTTCGTTTGCATTCGCAGTGAAGACGAAACGGTGGAAGCTGACGTGGAAGCGTTGGGATTGCAGCAGGATCCGGACGTGCTGGATACCTGGTTCAGTTCCGCGTTGTGGCCGCACAGCACACTCGGTTGGCCTGCCCAAACACCGGAACTGGCCAAGTTCTATCCGACTGCGACGCTGATAACTTCCCGCGACATTCTGACGTTGTGGGTCGCTCGGATGGTGTTGATGGGTTTGAACAACGTCGGCGAAGTCCCGTTCAGCGAAGTGTTCATTCACCCCAAGATTTTGGATGGTCTTGGTGAAACGATGAGCAAGTCCAAAGGCAACGGCGTGGACCCGATCGACGTGATCGACAAGTTCGGGCCGGACGCGTTGCGATTTGGGTTGGCACGTTTGGCCACCGAAACGCAAGACGTACGGATGCCGGTTCAGTACGAGTGTCCTTCGTGCGAAAAGCTGATTGATCAAACGAAGAAGAACCGCGCGTTGCCGTCGATGGATTGCCCCGCATGCGGCAAACCGTTTTCAACTCAGTGGGCGGAAACCGAGGCCGACAAATCGCTGCCGAAGGCCGCCGTGGTGAGCGAGCGATTCGAGACGGCTCGCAACTTTGTCAACAAACTTTGGAACGCATCACGGTTTGTGATGATGAACCTGGACGGTTTCGAACCAACGTCGCTCGATGTGGCTTCGCTGCCAATCGAAGACCGTTGGTTGCTTTCACGTTTGTCGACGGTGACTCAAACCGTTGGTGATGCGATTGAACGTTATCAGTTCGGCGAAGCCGCTCGCGTGCTGTACGATTTTGCATGGGACGAGTTCTGCAGTTTCTACGTTGAGATCGCCAAACCTCGGCTGTCGGATGATTCGCAGCGCCAGATCGCTCAAAACGTGATCGCCCATGGTTTGGATCAACTGCTGCGGTTGTTGCATCCGATCATGCCGTTTGTGACCGAATCGGTGTGGAACCACCTGGGGCAGATCGCACCGAAACGTGGTGTGCCGGAACCGGCCGAAGTCGGCCCCTTTGTGATGACGGCGAGCTTCCCGGTGGCCGACGAGTCGCATCATGATTCGAAAATCGAACGTCAGTTCAGCGAGTTCCAACAGATCGTGGCCGCGATTCGTCAGATCCGTGCGAGCCAGAACATCGCTCCGAAGGAAACCGTGCCCGCCGCGATTCGTTGCAGTGCGTCTTCACAAGAGTTGCTGCAACCGATGACGGCGTATTTCGAGGCGTTGGCCGGTGCGGAAGTTCAGTCGCTTGGTCCGGACACGACGGCATTTGAAACCGATGCCCACTTGGCGTTGCCCGATGTGGACGTTGACGTTCACGTCGACCTGGAAAAATTCATCGATGTTGAAGCCGAGCTGGCTCGCCTTGAAAAGCTGCAAGGGCAGCTGACCGGCCAAATCACCGGCAAACAGAACAAACTTTCCAACGAAAGCTTTGTCAGCCGGGCTCCGGCCGATATCGTGCAAAAGGAACGCGAGTCGTTGGCAGGTTTGCAAACGCAGCTGGAAGCGGTCGCCCAAGACATTTTGAAACTGCAGTCGAAAAAGTAA
- a CDS encoding ROK family protein has product MKDIWIGFDLGGTKMLAVAYDHEFKELGRRRRKTRGREGSDSGIARIGSTIQRLLDENELDVDRIAGIGIGCPGPIDLKKGRILMTPNLGWDDVDIQSFLEKKFDCPATVLNDVDAGVYGEFLFGAAKGSRCAVGVFPGTGIGGGCVYEGQILHGDGISCMEIGHTRISSGTRASGSSMSGTLEAEASRLTIASEAAKAAYRGEAPALLEDAGTDLAEIRSGALADSIKNGDKAIKALVESASVTVGYGVANIVNLLCPDTIILGGGLVEAMEDLIVGTVRKTARENVMPVYKDRFEVKPAKLGDDAGVLGAAAWAKKTYPQPPE; this is encoded by the coding sequence TTGAAAGACATCTGGATCGGTTTTGATCTCGGCGGCACCAAAATGCTCGCTGTCGCTTACGATCATGAATTCAAAGAACTCGGTCGTCGCCGTCGCAAGACTCGCGGACGCGAAGGCTCTGACAGTGGGATTGCTCGGATCGGATCGACGATCCAGCGTTTGCTTGATGAAAACGAGCTGGATGTCGACCGCATCGCTGGCATCGGAATTGGATGTCCGGGGCCGATCGATTTGAAGAAGGGGCGGATCTTGATGACTCCGAACCTGGGTTGGGACGATGTGGATATTCAATCGTTCTTGGAAAAGAAGTTCGATTGTCCAGCCACCGTTCTGAACGATGTTGATGCGGGCGTGTACGGCGAGTTTTTGTTCGGTGCGGCTAAGGGCAGTCGATGCGCAGTGGGGGTTTTCCCCGGAACCGGCATCGGTGGTGGCTGCGTTTACGAAGGTCAAATCTTGCACGGCGACGGGATCTCTTGCATGGAGATCGGTCATACGCGAATCAGCAGCGGAACGCGTGCGAGCGGTAGCAGCATGTCGGGAACCCTGGAAGCGGAAGCCAGTCGACTGACGATCGCATCGGAAGCCGCGAAAGCCGCGTACCGGGGCGAGGCCCCCGCGTTGCTTGAGGACGCCGGCACGGATTTGGCGGAAATACGCAGTGGAGCGCTGGCGGATTCGATCAAGAACGGTGACAAGGCGATCAAGGCATTGGTGGAATCTGCCAGCGTCACGGTCGGTTATGGCGTGGCCAACATCGTGAACTTGTTGTGCCCTGACACAATCATCTTGGGCGGCGGTTTGGTCGAAGCGATGGAAGATTTGATCGTGGGCACCGTTCGCAAAACGGCACGCGAAAACGTGATGCCGGTCTACAAAGATCGCTTCGAAGTCAAACCCGCCAAACTCGGCGACGACGCCGGAGTGTTGGGGGCGGCAGCCTGGGCGAAGAAGACGTATCCACAACCGCCCGAGTGA
- a CDS encoding MFS transporter: MSLNSSRPIASPYASVVVDAGQRSPTAGRSAWEPLRQPMFRLFWIASLASNLGTWIHEVGAGWLMTTLDATPEMVAAVRTSMALPIVFLAIPAGVLADRIDKRHLLIGTQSILLFVTAMLAVSTATGVITAWGLLAMTFIIGLGMVVHVPTWQSAIPELVPRWQISRAVGLGSISFNLARAVGPAIGGVLIALLGIWSTFAINAISFAGVLTVLIRWQRDTTETSRGRSFFSSMRQGIRYVALKRTMRHVMLGVVLFVLPGSALWSLMPLYAKTALGWGAQGFGILVAMIGVGAVVGASMLPRVRSRLGSDRTIAAAMTLYAIGMLTLSSEPAWPILLAATLLMGCGWMATLTTLNATAQITLPSRLRARGMGCYLTMMAGSMSLGSFVWGQTAGAIGMSGAMLVSGIAMIVTAMISLLFPLAATLDDA, translated from the coding sequence ATGTCCCTGAATTCATCCCGACCGATCGCCTCGCCCTACGCTTCCGTCGTTGTTGACGCCGGTCAGCGATCACCGACGGCTGGCCGATCCGCCTGGGAACCACTGCGTCAACCGATGTTCCGTTTGTTCTGGATCGCATCTTTGGCGTCCAACCTGGGGACATGGATCCACGAGGTCGGTGCCGGATGGTTGATGACCACGCTGGACGCGACACCGGAAATGGTTGCCGCCGTTCGAACATCAATGGCATTGCCGATTGTTTTCCTGGCCATCCCCGCAGGCGTGCTGGCCGACCGAATCGACAAGCGTCATCTGCTGATCGGAACGCAGTCGATCCTGTTGTTCGTCACCGCGATGCTCGCGGTCAGTACCGCCACCGGAGTCATCACGGCTTGGGGGCTACTCGCGATGACGTTCATCATCGGTTTGGGCATGGTCGTTCACGTTCCCACTTGGCAATCCGCCATCCCGGAATTGGTTCCGCGATGGCAAATCAGTCGAGCGGTTGGCTTGGGCAGCATCAGCTTCAATTTGGCCCGCGCCGTCGGTCCAGCCATCGGAGGTGTTCTGATCGCCTTGTTGGGAATCTGGAGCACCTTCGCCATCAATGCGATCTCCTTCGCGGGTGTTCTTACTGTATTGATTCGTTGGCAACGCGATACGACCGAAACCAGCCGCGGCCGATCCTTCTTTTCCTCGATGAGACAAGGCATCCGCTACGTCGCGTTGAAACGAACGATGCGGCACGTGATGCTGGGAGTGGTCTTGTTCGTTCTGCCCGGCAGTGCCTTGTGGTCATTGATGCCGTTGTACGCCAAGACCGCGTTGGGCTGGGGTGCCCAGGGATTCGGCATTTTGGTCGCGATGATCGGAGTCGGTGCCGTCGTCGGCGCATCGATGCTGCCTCGCGTTCGTTCGCGTTTGGGTTCCGATCGAACGATCGCCGCAGCGATGACGCTTTACGCGATTGGTATGTTGACGCTGAGTTCCGAGCCCGCCTGGCCAATCTTGCTCGCCGCGACGCTATTGATGGGTTGCGGATGGATGGCGACGCTGACGACACTCAACGCCACCGCACAAATCACGTTGCCCAGCCGACTGCGAGCTCGCGGCATGGGTTGTTACCTGACGATGATGGCCGGATCCATGTCGCTGGGATCTTTCGTCTGGGGCCAAACCGCTGGCGCCATTGGAATGTCCGGAGCAATGCTCGTCTCAGGGATTGCCATGATCGTGACCGCCATGATCAGCCTGCTCTTCCCCCTCGCCGCAACACTCGACGACGCCTAA
- a CDS encoding ABC transporter ATP-binding protein — protein sequence MIELTHLQKLYDDTIAVKDVTVSIPAGVICGLVGPNGAGKTTTLRCMAGLLPATAGEIRINGFSPDSDPVRHKRTIAYVPDDPPLFDDLTVGEHLDFVARLYQIEDHRRTAIDLLERFELLGKYDAMVTSLSRGMRQKLAVACAYLIQPQVLLLDEPLTGLDPPGIRVLLQSVREFVRSGRTAIVSSHLLAMIGDVCDQVWLLQNGLVRYHGTTTGLRQEFPETNSLEEAFFAAMKPVVKSDAGIDESTVVMPGVPNLEPTSMGAPLDQVTANSVASTVTNIS from the coding sequence ATGATCGAGCTGACTCACTTACAAAAGCTTTATGACGATACGATCGCCGTCAAGGACGTGACGGTGTCGATCCCTGCTGGGGTGATCTGCGGGTTGGTCGGTCCCAACGGTGCGGGGAAAACGACGACCTTGCGTTGCATGGCGGGGTTGTTGCCCGCCACTGCTGGCGAAATTCGAATCAATGGTTTTTCGCCTGATTCGGATCCTGTACGCCACAAAAGAACAATTGCGTACGTGCCGGATGATCCGCCACTGTTTGACGACTTGACCGTCGGCGAGCACCTGGATTTCGTTGCTCGGTTGTACCAAATCGAAGATCACCGACGCACCGCCATCGATTTGCTCGAGCGATTTGAATTGCTCGGAAAATACGACGCGATGGTGACGTCTTTATCGCGAGGAATGCGGCAGAAATTGGCGGTGGCCTGCGCGTATCTGATTCAGCCTCAGGTCTTGTTGTTGGACGAGCCATTGACCGGTCTGGATCCTCCCGGCATCCGAGTTCTTTTGCAGTCCGTCCGTGAGTTCGTTCGGTCTGGACGCACCGCGATTGTCAGCAGTCACTTGTTGGCGATGATCGGGGACGTATGCGATCAAGTTTGGTTGCTGCAAAACGGGTTGGTGCGATACCACGGGACGACGACCGGTTTGCGTCAGGAATTCCCGGAAACTAATTCCTTGGAAGAAGCGTTCTTTGCCGCGATGAAACCTGTCGTTAAAAGCGACGCGGGCATCGATGAAAGCACCGTGGTCATGCCTGGCGTTCCGAATTTGGAACCGACATCGATGGGAGCCCCACTCGATCAAGTGACCGCGAATTCGGTTGCATCGACCGTGACCAACATCTCATGA
- a CDS encoding polysaccharide biosynthesis/export family protein codes for MVLTAEGYGCPKCMLGVDCATACGSEARWQDMKPMDFDKYGPGGYTGPARMRHLAKYHVRPGDQLQMVYLVTRRQDAGQYRLMPGDQVSIESIADEDLDRGTLESGLLIQPDGSITVRLLGQVQAAGLTVPGLRDLLEREYKAFYDDPAIDVTPVRTNTLAEDIRAAVGGLGGFTAQAITTTVMPDGHVRLPGIGQVSVQGFTLEQLKREINLRYAEVVVGLEVEPILTQQAPHFVYVLGQVGLPGRQEITTPTTVLGAIAASGGHLPDGNLRQVIVFRRAEDWRMISTMLDLNGAIRGKRPTPADEIWVRDGDVIVIPDRPITVFGDFVRQVFTEGVYGIVPFGGFSFTSDTAN; via the coding sequence ATGGTTTTGACCGCCGAAGGTTACGGTTGCCCCAAATGCATGCTGGGCGTTGACTGTGCAACCGCCTGCGGCAGCGAAGCTCGTTGGCAGGACATGAAGCCAATGGACTTCGACAAATACGGACCGGGCGGCTACACCGGTCCAGCCCGGATGCGACATCTGGCGAAATACCATGTTCGTCCCGGCGATCAGCTTCAAATGGTTTACTTGGTCACTCGTCGACAAGACGCGGGTCAGTATCGTCTGATGCCTGGCGACCAAGTCTCGATTGAATCCATCGCCGATGAAGACTTGGATCGCGGAACCCTGGAAAGCGGCTTGCTGATTCAACCCGATGGTTCGATCACGGTGCGTTTGCTCGGGCAAGTCCAAGCGGCCGGCCTGACGGTTCCGGGCCTGCGAGACTTATTGGAACGCGAATACAAAGCGTTTTACGATGATCCGGCAATCGACGTCACGCCGGTTCGCACCAATACATTGGCAGAAGACATCCGCGCCGCTGTCGGTGGACTCGGTGGATTCACCGCGCAAGCCATCACGACGACGGTCATGCCCGACGGTCACGTTCGATTGCCAGGCATCGGCCAAGTCAGCGTGCAAGGGTTCACTTTGGAACAACTCAAACGCGAAATCAATTTGCGATACGCGGAAGTTGTGGTTGGACTGGAAGTCGAACCGATCCTGACACAACAAGCACCACACTTCGTTTATGTGCTCGGACAAGTCGGACTGCCTGGACGTCAAGAAATCACCACGCCGACGACCGTGCTCGGTGCCATCGCAGCCTCGGGTGGTCACCTGCCCGATGGCAACCTACGTCAGGTCATCGTGTTCCGACGTGCGGAAGATTGGCGAATGATCAGCACCATGCTGGACCTCAACGGAGCGATCCGCGGGAAACGCCCGACCCCTGCCGATGAAATTTGGGTTCGCGATGGCGACGTGATCGTCATCCCCGATCGCCCGATCACCGTGTTCGGCGACTTCGTCCGCCAAGTCTTCACCGAAGGCGTCTACGGCATCGTTCCCTTCGGCGGATTCTCATTCACCAGTGACACAGCAAACTAG
- a CDS encoding PilZ domain-containing protein: protein MTRDVNGQNRTSDRFYAKHRDRLKAVVVILRDDIVKEYDCQLADLSQGGCAIRAKLGEDSNVTIAVLRINAPTLGIELEVAGRLCWNQQTSVGSNTFGFRFRRPIDLDLIDQMVDEGLITRREEERMQVGMPVQVRRAHGKSEVNDVVLEDCSASGMRITLLGQVDPSERLLISTPSGVSGTVTVIWLRRTEDDRCECGCVFQNLRSARAINDELNQILV, encoded by the coding sequence ATGACGCGTGACGTGAACGGCCAAAACCGAACGAGCGATCGTTTTTATGCGAAGCATCGTGACCGTTTGAAGGCTGTCGTGGTGATTCTTCGCGACGACATAGTGAAGGAATACGATTGCCAGTTAGCGGACCTGAGCCAAGGTGGTTGCGCGATTCGGGCCAAGTTGGGTGAGGATTCCAACGTCACCATCGCCGTGCTTCGAATCAATGCACCGACGCTGGGGATCGAACTGGAAGTGGCCGGCCGGCTTTGTTGGAATCAGCAAACGTCGGTGGGATCGAACACCTTCGGATTCCGTTTCCGCCGCCCTATCGATTTGGATTTGATCGATCAGATGGTGGACGAAGGCTTGATCACGCGCCGGGAAGAAGAACGGATGCAGGTTGGAATGCCTGTTCAAGTCCGTCGGGCACACGGCAAATCAGAAGTCAACGATGTCGTTCTAGAAGATTGCTCGGCGTCGGGAATGCGAATCACATTGCTCGGACAAGTCGATCCGTCCGAGCGATTGTTGATCAGCACCCCATCGGGCGTCAGCGGCACTGTGACCGTGATTTGGCTTCGACGCACCGAGGATGATCGCTGCGAATGCGGATGTGTCTTCCAAAATCTCCGCTCCGCTCGTGCCATCAACGACGAGCTGAACCAAATCTTGGTTTGA
- a CDS encoding EF-hand domain-containing protein yields the protein MFTSPFSIRLLLIPALALLMSLPAAAQPPGRGGFGGGGFGGGEGGDRGGRGGDRGGGGGGDRGGRGGGERGGGDRGGGGGDRGGRGGPGGGFDPASMLQRLDRNGNGTLDPDEQEGPAGFLIRRLEATDSSIKAGTPIPLSKFSSAFEKMRQEREGGGDSRGDSDRRSSRDTDDMELEMLVPGFGLEAEPVLVPGFGPAAEMMSTPTTEEDRKSAREVLSRYDRDKDGQLGKDEISSRFWGNPMDFDRNGDGKLSEMELATRQAVRRGNEEERRDDRRDDRRRGDDDDREIVEVDFGGRKSYRVQGPSMAEGMPSFFAQRDLNRDGQVSMNEYTSDWTPARVEEYYRWDQNQDGVITQTEVRQGVNDGAVATDAPTGRAAPGSSATARSASSGSSSGRSSSSPAADGPPPTEKELKYAATIIGRYDGNKDGALTATEWKSMLLSPAGADFNGDGRVTIQEYAQHMANRSKR from the coding sequence ATGTTCACGAGCCCATTCTCAATCCGATTGCTGCTCATCCCCGCTCTTGCCCTTTTGATGTCGCTGCCGGCCGCGGCTCAGCCTCCGGGCCGAGGTGGATTTGGCGGAGGCGGATTCGGCGGAGGTGAGGGCGGCGATCGAGGCGGCCGCGGTGGTGATCGCGGCGGCGGAGGAGGAGGCGACCGTGGCGGTCGTGGTGGCGGCGAACGCGGCGGTGGTGACCGTGGAGGCGGCGGTGGCGATCGAGGTGGACGTGGCGGCCCCGGTGGTGGATTTGACCCGGCCAGCATGCTGCAACGATTGGATCGCAACGGAAACGGCACGCTGGATCCCGATGAACAAGAAGGCCCCGCCGGATTCCTGATCCGTCGACTCGAAGCAACTGACTCCAGCATCAAGGCCGGCACACCAATTCCGCTGTCGAAATTCAGCAGTGCGTTTGAAAAAATGCGTCAAGAACGCGAGGGCGGTGGTGACTCTCGCGGCGACAGTGATCGCCGCAGCAGTCGCGACACGGACGACATGGAACTGGAAATGCTTGTCCCGGGATTTGGCTTGGAAGCGGAACCCGTATTGGTTCCCGGTTTTGGCCCAGCCGCCGAAATGATGTCCACACCCACCACCGAGGAAGATCGCAAATCCGCACGTGAAGTCTTGTCTCGCTACGATCGCGACAAAGACGGCCAGCTCGGCAAAGATGAGATCTCCAGCCGTTTCTGGGGGAATCCCATGGACTTTGACCGCAATGGCGATGGCAAGCTCTCCGAAATGGAGCTGGCAACCCGCCAAGCCGTCCGTCGTGGCAACGAGGAAGAACGTCGAGACGATCGTCGTGATGACCGCCGCCGAGGCGACGACGACGATCGCGAAATTGTGGAAGTCGATTTTGGTGGACGAAAGTCCTACCGTGTGCAGGGACCGAGTATGGCCGAAGGCATGCCCAGTTTCTTTGCTCAACGCGACCTCAACCGCGACGGACAAGTTTCGATGAACGAGTACACCAGCGATTGGACACCGGCTCGGGTGGAAGAGTACTACCGTTGGGACCAAAACCAGGACGGTGTCATCACGCAAACCGAAGTTCGCCAAGGCGTGAATGATGGCGCCGTGGCAACTGACGCCCCAACCGGCCGTGCCGCACCAGGTTCTTCTGCCACCGCGCGTTCAGCCAGCTCGGGATCAAGCTCCGGGCGTTCAAGCAGTTCCCCCGCCGCTGATGGCCCGCCGCCAACGGAAAAAGAACTGAAATACGCCGCGACCATCATTGGTCGATACGACGGCAACAAGGACGGAGCTCTAACGGCGACCGAATGGAAGTCGATGTTGCTCAGCCCTGCTGGTGCAGATTTCAACGGCGATGGTCGCGTCACGATCCAGGAGTACGCTCAGCACATGGCTAATCGATCCAAACGTTGA
- the fliP gene encoding flagellar type III secretion system pore protein FliP (The bacterial flagellar biogenesis protein FliP forms a type III secretion system (T3SS)-type pore required for flagellar assembly.) has product MGAFHLPVALAVFARLNCPRVNECDRAVMVRWLLAGVCTFLFAAGFGSEAFAQQAEPSIVRPNDPLPSKATVSNPEVLDRTPVQAFGGPENLDAPEPTDRKPLDFIAGGPDEWTSPEGLAGSLQVMLLLTVLSLAPAILLMTTCYVRIIIVLGLLRQAIGLQSLPPSQVMTSVALFMTLFVMTPVWTRVYDDAIKPYTDPEVEMTLEEAFEKGAIPIREFMAWQIREARNEDDVVLFYGYMDPDAVVPSTFDDVPLRVLLPAFILSELKTSFLMGFQIYLPFLIVDLVVASVTISMGMLMLPPAVIALPFKLLLFVLVDGWRLVVEMLMNSFGTMG; this is encoded by the coding sequence GTGGGTGCTTTCCATCTTCCCGTGGCTTTGGCTGTGTTTGCCCGACTGAATTGTCCTCGAGTGAACGAATGCGATCGGGCCGTCATGGTGCGATGGTTGCTAGCCGGCGTTTGCACGTTTCTCTTCGCCGCTGGATTTGGCTCAGAAGCGTTCGCACAGCAAGCCGAGCCCAGCATCGTTCGCCCGAATGATCCGCTGCCCAGCAAAGCGACCGTTTCCAACCCTGAAGTGCTTGACCGAACGCCGGTTCAAGCCTTTGGCGGCCCGGAGAACCTCGACGCACCCGAACCAACCGACCGCAAACCGCTCGACTTCATCGCCGGCGGCCCTGATGAGTGGACCAGCCCCGAGGGTTTGGCCGGCAGTTTGCAAGTCATGCTGCTGCTCACGGTGCTGTCGTTGGCACCCGCCATTTTGTTGATGACGACTTGTTATGTCCGCATCATCATCGTGCTTGGTTTGCTGCGACAAGCCATCGGGTTGCAATCGTTGCCGCCCAGCCAAGTGATGACGAGCGTCGCGTTGTTCATGACATTGTTCGTGATGACACCGGTCTGGACTCGCGTCTACGACGATGCGATCAAGCCATACACCGATCCTGAAGTCGAAATGACTTTGGAAGAAGCATTCGAAAAGGGTGCCATTCCAATTCGCGAATTCATGGCGTGGCAAATTCGCGAAGCTCGCAATGAAGACGACGTGGTGTTGTTCTATGGATACATGGATCCCGACGCCGTCGTACCCAGCACGTTTGATGACGTTCCTCTGCGAGTCCTCCTGCCCGCGTTCATCTTGAGCGAACTGAAAACGTCGTTCCTGATGGGCTTTCAAATTTACTTGCCGTTCTTGATCGTCGACCTTGTCGTCGCCAGCGTCACGATTTCGATGGGGATGCTGATGTTGCCTCCCGCCGTGATCGCGTTGCCATTCAAACTGCTGCTTTTTGTGTTGGTGGATGGATGGCGTTTGGTGGTCGAAATGTTGATGAACAGCTTTGGGACAATGGGATAG
- the fliQ gene encoding flagellar biosynthesis protein FliQ: MFEASDAIDLVREALLAAVVLALPMLAVGMLAGLVIGLIQALTQIQDQTVSFVPKIMAMAAVLIACLPWLMSRMVEFTRHVFEDAGGL; encoded by the coding sequence GTGTTTGAAGCCTCTGACGCAATCGATTTGGTTCGCGAAGCCTTGTTGGCCGCCGTTGTCTTGGCGTTGCCGATGTTGGCGGTCGGCATGCTGGCTGGTTTGGTGATCGGCTTGATCCAAGCACTCACCCAAATTCAGGATCAAACGGTCTCGTTTGTTCCCAAGATCATGGCGATGGCTGCGGTTTTGATCGCCTGTCTTCCGTGGTTGATGTCTCGGATGGTCGAATTCACTCGGCATGTCTTTGAAGACGCGGGTGGTTTGTAG